TTTTATATGCTTTCAAATTAAAATCAAATGATTTTTCTTTTGTTTTATCTACTAATTGAAATAAAATAGATGGTTCCCATAAAATTCTATCTTTGTCCCCAAAAACGTATCCCGTACTCAATAAGAACTTTCTTAAATTATCACTTTCGTATTCTGTATAAATATCTCTTCTAGTTTCAAGTACATTCTTTACAGTACCATGTACATAAAAGTCCAAAAAATTATAAGAAGCTCCAATATCCATATTGAAATAAGAATCTTTTTGTACTATAGTTCCATCAATAATAGGATCAAAATCGCCTGATTGCAGAAAACTAGTTTCGTCTAATTGACTCTGGATCAAACCAGCACTAATTCCAAAAGACAATTGATTCAAATCTATTTCATCTCTAGAAAACATAAGATGGTAAGCATAGGATAATTTAACTCCTTTTTGAGAATGATATCCGTTTTTATCATTAAAAAGAATAATCCCTGCCCCTGCTTTCTCACTCACCCTGCCATTAAAACTTACTGTTTGGAGTTTAGGAGCATCTTCTTGACCAGCCCATTGCGAACGAGAGGTAAGTCTTATTTTTGCACAATTTGCGGCACCTGCCATCGAAGGATGGATCAAATAGTAATTATCTGATAAATAATCAGAATATACAGCGATACCTTCTTGTGAAAAAGAATAGGAAGTAATAAAAAAAAGTACAAATAAAATTTTAATTTTGATATACATTGAAATACTTTTATATAAAAAATGAATATAAGTGTTACAGAAAAAGAATAGATAGTCCGTAATAATACTAAACTAAAGTTAATTTATTCATTAATATATCAAATATAGTTATTCGTAGAAAATAACTTTACTAAATTTGTAAAAATTTACAAAAGTTATGACAAAAGTTACCATAAAAGAAACGCAAAACCCAACTATACTAAAATTTGAATTTGAAGATTTCATTACTAAAAATGAAAGTTTTGAGTTTAAAAACATTGATGAAGCAAAAGCATCACCACTTGCACAACAATTATTCTATTTACCATTTGTAAAAACGATATACATTTCTGGAAAATTTATTGCTGTTGAAAAATATAGTATTGTAGAATGGGATGATGTAAAAGATGCCGTTGCTGAACAAA
The Flavobacterium sp. WC2421 genome window above contains:
- a CDS encoding type IX secretion system membrane protein PorP/SprF, which gives rise to MYIKIKILFVLFFITSYSFSQEGIAVYSDYLSDNYYLIHPSMAGAANCAKIRLTSRSQWAGQEDAPKLQTVSFNGRVSEKAGAGIILFNDKNGYHSQKGVKLSYAYHLMFSRDEIDLNQLSFGISAGLIQSQLDETSFLQSGDFDPIIDGTIVQKDSYFNMDIGASYNFLDFYVHGTVKNVLETRRDIYTEYESDNLRKFLLSTGYVFGDKDRILWEPSILFQLVDKTKEKSFDFNLKAYKNMDFGTLWAGLSYRRSLDGAEYSDASGISTQKLQYITPIIGVNYKNVMFAYTYSHVSGAVKFDNGGYHQITLGLNLFCKPEKYECNCPAIN